The proteins below are encoded in one region of Cytophagales bacterium:
- a CDS encoding DUF6443 domain-containing protein produces the protein MATNQKMNLKSIFGLLLVLQMAFSAKAQTTTQNYVMSMTARDTTTFALYYVRGDETKVQTDITYVDGLGRNKQTVLKEATPGLKDLVTPFFYDQMGRMDKDALPYQSAVGTGEYRSNMYNEHTAYYTDTQSNGEVANVSYPYSKRAYETSPLSRVVEMSAPGYSWRPSGFGGTNVVTNVYRSNVQDGSSTEDDIRMFTVDLSDNQVVTSTQYYATGELNVVETKDEDGNRTYEFTDKSGQVVCKKAAVGTADETHTYYVYDIYKRLTFVIPPQAVEEMGTNWSLLNDYSFRDRSLFRYKYDQRNRMIEKQVPGAGKVEMVYDKRDRLVFTLDGNRRDIGSTANSVEYVTSGTRTVTSYEGKSYVRSPGAKILIKKPDFQASKLDNFSVRKSATPYPSEWLYTKYDELNRPVITGIKSMTTTRADLQSLIDNDANYDFSVSYVGAAGGNVYGYADSSYPSASGTEVLTVTYYDNYDFKADFNWESEYNYTGHFTHTRGQMTGGLTLLLDSSPANHLKSVTYYDDRLRPKAVMTENIFGKVDEVVTTYKNDVLPLVASTTMKHRKDGSTTTVHETFTYDHRDRLLTHTHAVAGNGTKTLSSNTYNALGQLIEKDLHDDVSPVQSVDYRYNERGWLTTINGGSGTFDDGTDQFGMELKYNNAPTPNFNGNIGQMLWKAKGGTGVTTASQNYQYGYDDLNRLKSADYSGAGNFDVSNITYDKNGNIETLQRNTIDNLSYDYYGNRLTRVEDATSNTSGFEDVSSVVGTQEYRYDKNGNMLSDTNKGITAIEYNYLNLPQQVTLDDNTIISYTYDAVFLKHRQTVDDGSPETTTYSNGFHYKDNTLQFLQHVEGRARYNSGSWLYEYNLNDHLGNVRVSVNESGDVVQRDGYYPFGGTFNSSATSPENLYKYQGYEQQKETDTYLTEFRIYDAWLGRWAQVDPKANEFHSPYTGMGNNPLLFIDPRGDTIFVNSTGYITRNDETDNLVYTTNEDGELVALGEVGGEINVDDIYANLLEQNTEEAAGMLNPFSFRNKVKNKGEWDLKNNKNTIFGLANHTKGEKTTFTFQGESMEAQDIGNHHFGAVGEAIGIFPQEFMLKQAGEAQMAAGTSRPEWQVYKEETRTTVNMGGVTTYKSKVLQPPYGDDPRDQKWIKAGFQYYNKIRK, from the coding sequence ATGGCAACTAATCAAAAAATGAACCTCAAAAGCATATTTGGGCTGCTGTTGGTGCTTCAAATGGCCTTCAGCGCAAAAGCACAAACAACTACTCAGAATTACGTCATGAGCATGACTGCTCGTGATACGACTACTTTTGCGCTCTACTATGTCCGTGGAGATGAGACGAAGGTCCAAACCGATATCACTTATGTGGATGGTTTGGGAAGAAACAAGCAAACCGTGCTAAAAGAAGCCACACCAGGTTTGAAGGATTTGGTGACTCCTTTTTTCTATGATCAAATGGGAAGAATGGATAAAGATGCGCTGCCCTATCAATCCGCAGTAGGTACAGGAGAATATCGTTCTAACATGTACAATGAACATACTGCCTATTACACGGACACCCAATCAAACGGAGAAGTAGCTAATGTAAGTTATCCATACAGTAAAAGAGCCTATGAAACTTCACCATTGAGTCGGGTCGTGGAAATGAGCGCGCCGGGATATAGCTGGAGACCTTCGGGGTTTGGAGGGACGAATGTCGTGACCAATGTATACAGGAGTAATGTTCAGGATGGCTCAAGTACCGAAGATGATATCCGTATGTTCACGGTTGACCTGTCCGATAACCAGGTTGTTACTTCAACGCAATATTATGCGACAGGTGAGCTTAATGTGGTGGAGACAAAAGATGAGGATGGGAATAGAACATATGAGTTTACGGATAAATCAGGTCAGGTAGTTTGTAAGAAAGCGGCGGTGGGAACAGCGGACGAAACGCATACCTACTATGTTTACGACATTTATAAACGGTTAACTTTTGTCATACCTCCACAGGCGGTAGAGGAAATGGGTACCAATTGGAGCTTACTCAACGATTATTCTTTCAGGGATCGTTCGTTGTTCCGATACAAGTATGATCAACGAAACCGGATGATCGAAAAGCAGGTACCCGGTGCTGGAAAGGTAGAGATGGTCTACGACAAAAGAGACCGCTTGGTATTCACTTTGGATGGTAATCGCAGAGATATTGGGTCTACTGCCAATAGCGTAGAATACGTAACAAGCGGGACTCGTACCGTGACTAGCTATGAGGGTAAAAGCTATGTAAGGTCTCCAGGAGCCAAGATATTAATCAAGAAACCTGACTTTCAAGCCTCCAAACTGGATAATTTCAGTGTCAGAAAATCGGCAACACCTTACCCAAGTGAATGGCTCTATACCAAGTATGATGAGCTGAATCGCCCGGTGATAACGGGGATCAAATCGATGACCACCACCAGGGCCGATTTACAGTCCTTGATTGATAATGATGCCAATTACGATTTTTCAGTAAGTTATGTAGGAGCAGCTGGGGGTAATGTGTATGGCTATGCTGACAGCAGTTATCCGAGTGCTTCAGGAACAGAAGTGCTAACGGTGACCTATTATGATAACTATGATTTCAAAGCTGATTTTAACTGGGAGTCGGAATATAACTATACCGGTCATTTTACTCATACCAGGGGACAAATGACGGGAGGACTTACATTACTATTGGATAGCAGCCCTGCAAATCATTTGAAATCTGTGACTTATTACGATGATCGACTAAGGCCCAAAGCGGTCATGACAGAAAATATTTTCGGGAAAGTAGATGAAGTGGTTACCACTTATAAGAATGATGTTTTGCCATTAGTGGCAAGTACTACAATGAAACATCGAAAAGATGGGTCAACCACTACAGTCCATGAAACATTCACCTATGACCATCGAGATCGGTTACTTACCCATACGCATGCTGTTGCAGGAAATGGCACAAAGACACTGTCGAGCAATACCTACAATGCCCTTGGGCAGTTGATTGAGAAAGACCTACACGATGATGTATCACCGGTACAGTCGGTGGATTACCGATATAATGAAAGAGGATGGCTTACAACCATCAATGGCGGGTCCGGAACTTTTGACGATGGCACAGATCAATTTGGCATGGAGTTGAAATACAATAATGCACCAACGCCTAATTTCAATGGCAACATTGGCCAGATGCTTTGGAAGGCCAAAGGAGGAACGGGTGTAACCACCGCCTCCCAAAACTATCAATACGGTTATGATGACCTGAACCGACTCAAGAGTGCGGATTATTCTGGTGCAGGAAACTTTGATGTGAGTAACATCACCTATGATAAGAATGGTAACATTGAAACCCTTCAGCGGAACACCATCGATAACCTGAGTTATGATTACTATGGTAACAGATTGACCCGAGTCGAAGATGCTACAAGCAACACCAGTGGGTTCGAAGACGTTTCATCAGTAGTGGGAACACAGGAATACAGGTACGATAAGAATGGCAACATGCTCAGTGATACCAACAAAGGAATCACTGCCATTGAGTATAACTATCTGAATCTACCACAACAGGTAACCCTGGATGATAATACCATCATTTCATACACGTACGATGCTGTCTTCCTCAAACACCGTCAAACGGTAGACGATGGTTCGCCGGAAACGACCACCTATTCCAATGGTTTTCATTACAAGGACAACACCCTGCAATTTCTACAACATGTCGAAGGAAGGGCCAGATACAACAGCGGCTCATGGTTATACGAATACAACCTCAATGACCATTTAGGCAATGTGCGAGTTTCCGTCAACGAATCAGGGGATGTGGTGCAAAGAGATGGGTATTATCCTTTCGGGGGGACGTTCAATAGTTCAGCCACCAGCCCCGAAAACCTTTATAAGTATCAGGGATATGAGCAACAAAAAGAGACTGATACTTACTTGACAGAGTTTAGGATTTACGATGCTTGGCTAGGAAGATGGGCACAAGTGGACCCAAAGGCTAATGAGTTCCATAGCCCTTACACGGGAATGGGAAATAATCCTTTACTTTTCATTGATCCTAGAGGAGATACAATCTTTGTTAATAGCACTGGATATATCACCAGAAATGATGAGACTGATAATCTGGTCTATACGACAAATGAAGACGGAGAATTAGTAGCGCTTGGTGAAGTTGGTGGTGAGATTAATGTAGATGACATTTATGCAAATCTACTTGAGCAAAATACTGAGGAAGCCGCAGGAATGTTGAATCCCTTCTCTTTCAGGAACAAAGTGAAAAATAAAGGAGAGTGGGATTTGAAGAATAATAAGAATACAATTTTTGGTCTTGCTAACCATACAAAAGGAGAGAAAACCACCTTTACTTTTCAGGGGGAATCAATGGAGGCTCAAGATATAGGAAACCATCATTTCGGAGCAGTTGGAGAAGCTATCGGGATTTTTCCTCAGGAATTTATGCTTAAACAAGCTGGAGAAGCTCAAATGGCTGCTGGCACATCAAGACCAGAATGGCAGGTCTACAAAGAAGAAACAAGGACCACAGTTAATATGGGTGGAGTTACGACTTATAAAAGTAAAGTACTGCAACCACCTTACGGGGATGATCCTAGAGATCAAAAGTGGATAAAAGCCGGATTCCAGTACTACAATAAAATAAGGAAATGA
- a CDS encoding helix-turn-helix transcriptional regulator — protein sequence MKLSEKITKLKKLKSLSQVDLAEATGISRDAISKYERGDVMPSVEYAKRIADALGVSLDYLVSEEDQEEVLDNDTVKRIKDIQRLPDSEKDKIFSVIDALVRDFKTKQAYS from the coding sequence ATGAAGCTGAGTGAGAAGATTACCAAGCTTAAAAAGCTCAAAAGCCTGTCTCAGGTAGATTTAGCCGAAGCAACTGGCATTTCGAGGGATGCCATTAGTAAATATGAAAGAGGGGATGTAATGCCGTCTGTTGAATATGCTAAACGGATAGCTGACGCGCTAGGTGTTTCGCTTGATTATCTAGTCAGTGAAGAAGATCAGGAAGAAGTATTGGACAATGACACAGTTAAAAGGATCAAGGACATTCAACGTCTGCCAGATTCAGAGAAAGATAAAATCTTCTCCGTCATTGATGCCCTTGTAAGAGATTTTAAGACCAAACAAGCATACTCATGA